A stretch of Verrucomicrobiota bacterium DNA encodes these proteins:
- a CDS encoding glycosyltransferase yields the protein MIRALHVIDKLSVDGSGIHGISRALEWWASNSDPTKVCFRILSLRGREEEAAEFFAARGIDLQFVSVGKFDPRTIGVICREARGWNADLLHLHGYASTNFGRIASRRLKIPNIVHEHVVFPSQPFVQRIADRVLSRWTDSSLAISSAVARFMIEERKVPQETLETFFYGIPFDEFEEPSDAAVEAARQELGVPSNARIVVTAGRLAPQKGLDTLVQAFAKIPDELQAHLVIVGEGPDRERIEKLRKASGLESRIHLVGFQKDVRPWIAMADVFAIASHYEGGPITLLEAMRLSRAIVTTPVGLVPEAIQDGKNGLQVPVGDEKALTDATVRILQNSDLRESLGNAARQSSDQWDVRVAVKRLLAFYEKVLEKK from the coding sequence ATGATCAGAGCTCTTCACGTTATCGACAAACTGAGTGTCGACGGATCGGGAATTCACGGGATCTCAAGGGCCTTGGAATGGTGGGCGTCAAATTCTGACCCGACCAAGGTGTGCTTTCGCATTCTAAGCCTCCGGGGAAGGGAAGAAGAAGCGGCGGAATTTTTCGCAGCCAGAGGAATTGATCTTCAGTTTGTATCTGTGGGTAAATTCGACCCTCGGACAATAGGAGTCATTTGCCGAGAGGCGAGAGGTTGGAACGCCGACCTCCTTCATCTTCATGGATACGCTTCGACCAACTTTGGTCGGATCGCGTCAAGGCGGTTGAAAATCCCCAACATTGTCCACGAGCACGTGGTCTTTCCCTCGCAGCCTTTCGTGCAGCGTATTGCGGATCGGGTGTTGAGTCGATGGACGGATTCCTCTCTAGCGATTTCTTCCGCGGTAGCCCGGTTCATGATAGAGGAGCGGAAAGTTCCTCAGGAAACGCTGGAAACCTTTTTCTACGGGATCCCTTTCGATGAATTCGAGGAACCTTCGGATGCAGCAGTTGAAGCTGCCCGGCAGGAGTTGGGAGTTCCGTCAAATGCGAGAATAGTTGTAACTGCTGGACGTCTTGCTCCGCAAAAAGGTCTTGATACGCTTGTGCAGGCTTTCGCGAAGATTCCGGATGAGCTTCAAGCGCATCTGGTGATCGTTGGGGAAGGCCCGGACAGGGAGAGAATAGAGAAGCTTCGGAAGGCTAGCGGATTAGAGAGTAGAATTCACCTCGTAGGATTTCAGAAAGACGTTCGGCCCTGGATCGCAATGGCTGATGTCTTCGCCATCGCATCCCACTACGAAGGAGGACCGATTACATTACTCGAGGCGATGCGGTTATCGCGGGCAATCGTGACGACTCCGGTTGGACTGGTTCCTGAAGCGATTCAAGACGGGAAAAATGGGCTACAGGTTCCTGTTGGGGATGAGAAAGCTCTCACTGACGCCACCGTCCGCATTTTGCAAAATAGCGATCTGAGGGAATCGCTCGGAAACGCTGCAAGACAATCTTCAGATCAATGGGACGTTCGGGTAGCGGTGAAACGCCTTTTGGCTTTCTACGAAAAGGTGCTCGAGAAAAAGTAG